One part of the Treponema sp. OMZ 787 genome encodes these proteins:
- the dgcA gene encoding diguanylate cyclase DgcA, producing the protein MKRQVKIMKPTPNEDKILHQEKEIFDLKQLLQISKSLNSVLQFDRLIEAILYVVMAQLKTFGAAIFTKKSFDDNLFVLNRDHHGFDISRDIQYSINVDHPLISFLDKSDSGHTPDEISRHIKIDKIVKDLFSLRPSFFVPLKAKNRMIGFLLLGEKIESSHEFTDYEKSIIENIASLAAIAINNSQLLEMTTTDIMTHLKLKHYFFTLLMERLDNINSSSFKKDALSILMLDIDFFKQVNDTYGHAAGDIVLEEVARVIKSCTRNADTAARYGGEEFVVMLNNTPSNAAMAIAERIRKLVEDKVILYNGQSIKVTISIGVSSYNFDLEPAKSIVERADKALYESKQNGRNRVTLSKNNLPKC; encoded by the coding sequence ATGAAAAGGCAGGTAAAAATTATGAAACCCACTCCAAATGAAGATAAGATTTTGCATCAAGAAAAAGAAATTTTTGATTTAAAACAGCTATTGCAAATTTCAAAGAGCTTGAATTCCGTTTTGCAATTTGATCGTCTTATTGAAGCAATATTATATGTAGTTATGGCTCAGTTAAAAACCTTTGGAGCGGCAATTTTTACAAAAAAATCCTTTGACGATAATCTTTTTGTATTAAACAGAGATCATCACGGTTTTGATATATCTAGGGATATTCAATATTCTATAAATGTAGATCATCCTCTGATAAGTTTTTTGGATAAATCCGATTCGGGACACACACCGGATGAAATAAGCCGGCACATAAAAATAGACAAAATAGTAAAAGACTTATTTAGCCTAAGACCTTCGTTTTTTGTACCTTTAAAAGCAAAAAATAGAATGATAGGTTTTTTACTTTTAGGCGAGAAAATAGAAAGCTCCCATGAATTTACCGATTATGAAAAAAGCATTATCGAAAATATCGCATCCTTGGCTGCCATTGCCATAAATAACTCTCAGCTTTTAGAAATGACTACGACCGATATAATGACTCATCTAAAATTAAAGCATTATTTTTTTACATTGCTGATGGAGCGTTTGGATAATATTAATTCTTCAAGTTTTAAAAAAGACGCTCTATCTATTTTGATGCTTGATATAGATTTTTTTAAGCAGGTAAACGATACCTATGGCCATGCTGCAGGCGATATTGTTTTGGAAGAAGTGGCAAGGGTTATAAAATCTTGTACAAGGAATGCAGATACGGCTGCAAGATACGGCGGTGAAGAATTTGTAGTGATGCTTAATAATACGCCGTCCAATGCAGCTATGGCTATAGCTGAACGGATTAGAAAACTTGTAGAAGATAAGGTTATACTTTACAATGGGCAAAGCATCAAAGTCACCATTTCGATAGGAGTATCAAGTTATAATTTTGATCTTGAGCCTGCAAAGTCCATAGTTGAAAGAGCAGATAAGGCCCTATATGAATCCAAGCAAAACGGCAGAAATCGTGTAACATTATCCAAAAACAACTTGCCGAAATGTTAA
- a CDS encoding rhomboid family intramembrane serine protease, which translates to MNYLRKPFKYTYKNAVFAIALINAAVFVLTSLFRNLSAYLGLVPVLVIYAQTYWQFFTYQFVHGDFFHLTFNMLALFFFGAPVERKIGTKEFLLYYLLIGTIDGALSFFVYAATGFYNITLVGASGAIFGVLLLYAVIYPNSVIYLWGLVPIPAPLLILGYAVIELISIFSVGDGIAHLTHFIGLLAGWAYIRIRFGIKPLKVWNSMGR; encoded by the coding sequence ATGAACTATTTACGAAAACCTTTTAAATATACTTATAAGAATGCCGTATTTGCCATAGCTTTGATAAATGCTGCCGTTTTTGTACTCACAAGCCTTTTTAGAAATTTAAGTGCATATTTAGGCTTGGTTCCTGTTCTTGTAATTTATGCACAAACATATTGGCAGTTTTTTACTTATCAATTTGTTCATGGTGACTTTTTTCATTTAACATTTAATATGCTTGCTCTATTCTTTTTCGGTGCTCCTGTAGAACGAAAAATAGGAACAAAAGAATTTCTACTTTATTATCTTTTAATCGGAACTATAGATGGAGCTTTGAGCTTTTTTGTCTATGCTGCAACCGGATTTTACAATATTACCCTTGTAGGTGCTTCAGGAGCAATTTTCGGGGTTTTGCTTTTATATGCTGTAATTTATCCCAATTCCGTTATCTACCTTTGGGGACTGGTTCCTATTCCCGCTCCTCTTTTGATTTTAGGTTATGCCGTAATCGAGTTGATCAGCATCTTTTCTGTAGGCGATGGAATTGCGCATTTGACTCACTTTATCGGTCTCCTTGCAGGATGGGCTTATATAAGAATCCGTTTCGGAATAAAGCCTCTTAAAGTCTGGAATTCAATGGGAAGATAA
- a CDS encoding tRNA-dihydrouridine synthase family protein: MNLISAPMAAITHSAFRRLLACFKEPDEYFSEMIHAPSAISGGGFEKWYFRANPSPEKLIWQITSPEEEAAASCVPILLQYGGLGIDLNMGCCAPQIVNSGAGFAWMKKPILQTASLVRNIKKAVLMYDEQKSGPQTEPIRFSVKLRLGETEDYERLLSFCKMLVCEGVDLITLHPRTQKQKYSRPCKHEYTARLSSDLPIPVYGNGDINSLEVLEKNAAQYPCAGWMIGRAAVQKPWIFYELAKEYLKNGTAAEIEEKIEIDLLKTAELFLNFLQEDQPQEFYLTRAQRFFAFFCDNFSFAHHIKSRILNCKNLDDMLLNLKAYFEEVPEDRLIMV; the protein is encoded by the coding sequence ATGAATTTGATATCCGCACCAATGGCTGCAATAACTCATTCCGCTTTTAGAAGGCTGCTTGCCTGTTTTAAGGAGCCGGATGAGTATTTTTCCGAAATGATACATGCTCCCTCGGCTATATCCGGCGGAGGTTTTGAAAAATGGTATTTTAGGGCAAATCCGTCTCCTGAAAAACTCATCTGGCAGATTACAAGCCCTGAGGAGGAAGCCGCAGCATCCTGTGTTCCTATTTTACTTCAATACGGAGGTTTAGGAATTGACCTAAATATGGGCTGTTGTGCACCTCAGATTGTGAATAGCGGGGCAGGTTTTGCATGGATGAAAAAGCCTATTTTGCAAACAGCTTCTTTGGTAAGAAATATCAAAAAAGCTGTTTTGATGTATGATGAACAAAAGTCCGGGCCTCAAACTGAGCCAATCCGTTTTAGTGTAAAACTTCGTTTGGGTGAAACTGAAGATTATGAGCGGCTTTTGTCATTTTGTAAGATGTTGGTTTGTGAAGGTGTCGACCTGATTACCCTCCACCCGCGTACTCAAAAGCAAAAATATTCAAGGCCCTGTAAGCATGAGTACACAGCCCGTCTTTCCTCCGATTTACCGATTCCTGTATATGGGAATGGAGATATAAATTCCCTTGAAGTCTTAGAAAAAAATGCAGCACAATATCCTTGTGCGGGTTGGATGATAGGCCGTGCGGCAGTGCAAAAGCCGTGGATTTTTTATGAGCTTGCAAAGGAGTATTTAAAAAATGGAACAGCTGCCGAAATAGAAGAAAAAATCGAAATCGACTTATTAAAAACAGCGGAGTTGTTTTTAAATTTTTTACAGGAAGATCAGCCCCAAGAATTTTATCTTACAAGGGCTCAAAGATTTTTTGCCTTTTTTTGCGATAATTTCAGCTTTGCCCATCACATAAAAAGCCGGATTTTAAATTGTAAAAACCTTGATGATATGCTCCTTAATTTAAAAGCTTATTTTGAAGAAGTGCCTGAGGACAGACTGATAATGGTTTAG
- a CDS encoding LTA synthase family protein, producing MFIREKIIFANKQEKKKQFFLSSLFVFLYAFLIMLIIWLLGIFPHAQIDQLIFTAVTPIDGTSSEVLLSFYLKAIVIPLVISLVNIIFILKEVKFILKTKKGKSYRIFPILIRRPRLYLWIYLGIFLGYGQYKFGYIQYAYYKLSPPTDLYEKNYIDPAKVEFSFPQKKRNLIILYLESMEISAVSKEFGGLSRYDLIPELRQIAEQNLSFSHSENLGGVTQVTGTSHSIASLTSLNLGVPLILNLHSFDSSSFKISSLNTTSIKIDNFMEGGYGLGDLLNDNGYNLVFSMAADKGFGCLGNFLTGHKNFKIQDYSYFVEAGRIPKGYNVWWGFEDEKLYQFAREDIVALSKEDKPFAYIFFTADTHSPGGYADEKCPNIYFEKIHNVYAGASKKAHDFVEWAKTQSFYENTTIIILGDHLYMGGDLYPPIVKLQDRHAYNAFINSAKTTDKNKNRLFTTFDLFPTVVESLGIEFNANGLGLGRSLFSGEKTLLEEKGLKKLNAEIEKRSIFYEEQLMKKH from the coding sequence ATGTTTATAAGAGAAAAAATAATATTCGCAAATAAACAAGAAAAAAAGAAGCAGTTTTTTTTAAGCAGCCTGTTTGTATTTTTGTATGCCTTTCTTATAATGCTGATAATTTGGCTTTTAGGAATCTTCCCTCATGCACAAATAGATCAGCTAATCTTTACCGCCGTAACACCAATTGACGGCACAAGCAGCGAAGTTCTTTTAAGCTTTTACCTAAAAGCCATTGTAATTCCGCTAGTTATATCACTGGTAAACATTATTTTCATCTTAAAAGAAGTAAAATTTATTTTAAAAACAAAGAAAGGAAAATCTTACCGTATCTTCCCTATTTTAATAAGGAGACCTCGTCTTTATTTATGGATCTATTTAGGAATTTTCTTAGGATATGGTCAATATAAATTCGGCTATATTCAATATGCTTATTACAAATTAAGCCCGCCTACCGACCTCTATGAAAAAAATTATATCGACCCGGCAAAAGTAGAATTTTCTTTTCCTCAAAAAAAGAGAAATCTGATCATACTCTATCTTGAATCAATGGAAATAAGCGCCGTATCAAAGGAATTCGGCGGCTTATCCCGCTATGATCTTATTCCTGAGTTACGGCAAATAGCCGAACAAAACCTTTCATTCAGTCATAGTGAAAATTTGGGAGGCGTTACACAAGTAACCGGAACATCCCACTCAATCGCCTCCCTAACCTCATTAAACCTAGGCGTGCCGTTAATCTTAAATCTGCATTCTTTTGATTCATCTTCTTTTAAAATTTCATCCTTAAACACAACCTCAATAAAAATAGATAATTTTATGGAAGGCGGTTACGGGCTTGGAGACCTCTTAAACGATAACGGATATAACCTTGTGTTCAGTATGGCTGCCGACAAGGGGTTCGGCTGTCTGGGTAATTTTTTAACCGGCCATAAAAATTTTAAGATTCAAGATTATTCTTATTTTGTCGAAGCCGGAAGAATACCTAAGGGGTACAATGTATGGTGGGGTTTTGAGGACGAAAAACTTTACCAATTTGCAAGGGAAGATATTGTTGCACTTTCAAAGGAAGATAAGCCTTTCGCCTATATCTTTTTTACTGCCGACACACATTCACCCGGGGGGTATGCAGATGAAAAATGTCCTAATATCTATTTTGAAAAAATACACAATGTTTATGCCGGAGCATCAAAAAAAGCACATGACTTTGTGGAATGGGCTAAGACCCAATCTTTTTATGAAAATACGACAATCATTATTTTGGGAGATCACTTATACATGGGCGGAGACCTGTATCCTCCGATAGTAAAATTACAAGATAGACATGCCTACAATGCCTTTATAAATTCTGCAAAAACAACGGACAAAAACAAAAATCGGCTTTTTACAACCTTTGATCTTTTTCCAACAGTTGTCGAAAGTCTCGGTATCGAATTCAATGCAAACGGGCTCGGTTTGGGCCGCTCCCTTTTTTCAGGTGAAAAAACTTTGCTGGAAGAAAAGGGGTTAAAGAAACTGAATGCCGAAATAGAAAAACGCTCAATATTTTATGAAGAACAACTGATGAAAAAACACTAA
- a CDS encoding coenzyme F420-0:L-glutamate ligase produces MKKFVGTTSRGLIAPIIREGDDIAAIAAETLLNAAKAEGFKINDKDILSVTESIVARAQGNYATADDIASDIRSKFGDSCIGLIFPILSRNRFSVCLEGIARSKNKLIIMLSYPSDEVGNHLIDPDVFEDSDVNPWTNSFTREEFRSKFGDHKHKFTGMDYIEYYDSIIKKHNPESFVILSNDPKKIIEYTDSVLACDIHTRNRTKKLLKKAGAKTVLGLDDILSSSVNGSGFNSEYGLLGSNKSGDDRIKLFPHNAQVIVDKIQNIIKEKTGKTIEVMVYGDGAFKDPIGKIWELADPVVSPAYTKGLDGKPNEVKLKYLADNNFKDLSEEEQKQKIAEYIEKHQKETSSHIDSMESQGTTPRRLIDLIGSLSDLTSGSGDKGTPIIFIQGYFDKYTG; encoded by the coding sequence ATGAAGAAATTTGTAGGAACTACATCGAGGGGGCTGATTGCTCCGATAATCAGGGAAGGCGACGATATTGCTGCAATTGCAGCAGAAACTCTTTTAAATGCGGCAAAGGCTGAAGGATTTAAGATAAATGACAAAGATATTCTTTCCGTTACAGAGTCCATAGTTGCCAGAGCACAGGGAAACTACGCAACAGCTGATGATATAGCATCCGACATAAGGTCAAAATTCGGAGACTCATGCATAGGTTTAATCTTTCCGATTTTGAGCCGGAACCGTTTTTCTGTTTGTTTGGAAGGAATAGCCCGCTCAAAAAACAAGCTCATCATCATGTTAAGCTATCCGAGTGATGAGGTCGGCAATCATCTGATTGATCCCGATGTTTTTGAAGATTCCGATGTAAACCCGTGGACAAATTCTTTCACTCGTGAAGAATTTAGAAGCAAATTCGGCGACCACAAACACAAATTTACAGGAATGGATTATATAGAATATTATGACTCGATAATCAAGAAACACAATCCTGAATCTTTTGTAATCCTATCCAATGATCCTAAAAAAATAATAGAATACACAGATTCGGTTTTAGCCTGCGACATTCATACCCGGAACAGAACAAAAAAGCTTTTAAAAAAGGCTGGAGCGAAAACCGTTTTGGGCCTTGATGATATTTTAAGCAGCTCCGTCAACGGAAGCGGCTTTAACTCGGAATACGGACTCCTTGGTTCAAATAAGTCGGGAGATGACAGAATAAAACTCTTTCCTCATAATGCACAAGTGATCGTCGATAAGATACAGAATATAATAAAAGAAAAAACCGGCAAAACAATTGAAGTTATGGTATACGGCGACGGAGCATTCAAGGATCCTATAGGTAAAATTTGGGAACTTGCCGATCCGGTTGTGTCCCCCGCCTACACAAAGGGTTTGGACGGAAAACCTAATGAGGTAAAACTAAAATATCTTGCCGACAACAATTTTAAAGACTTAAGTGAAGAAGAACAAAAGCAAAAAATTGCCGAATATATTGAAAAGCATCAAAAGGAAACTTCCTCGCATATCGACTCTATGGAATCTCAAGGAACTACACCTAGGAGGCTGATCGACTTAATCGGTTCGCTTTCAGACCTTACATCGGGAAGCGGAGATAAGGGAACACCTATAATATTTATACAAGGATATTTCGACAAATATACGGGTTAG
- the fliS gene encoding flagellar export chaperone FliS, producing the protein MSYNSQAAAAYKETSVKTASPGSLILMLYTEGIKEINLAISKMRVPKIPAKDIEPINNHIIKAQEIITELMAALDMEIGGEIAANLLSIYSYFNQQLLTANLKKDYKPLLDVSSMMQELYDVWKQIFSQPIPQRSEVSVGVNIAG; encoded by the coding sequence ATGAGTTATAATAGTCAGGCTGCAGCAGCCTATAAGGAAACAAGTGTTAAAACGGCAAGTCCGGGTTCTCTTATTCTTATGCTTTATACTGAGGGGATAAAAGAAATAAATTTAGCAATTTCTAAAATGCGTGTACCTAAAATTCCGGCAAAAGATATTGAACCAATCAATAATCACATAATCAAGGCTCAAGAGATTATAACTGAACTCATGGCTGCGTTGGATATGGAGATAGGAGGAGAAATAGCTGCAAACCTTCTTTCAATTTATTCATATTTTAATCAACAGCTTTTAACTGCAAATCTAAAAAAAGACTATAAACCCTTGCTGGATGTAAGCTCTATGATGCAGGAATTATATGATGTATGGAAACAAATTTTTTCTCAGCCTATACCTCAAAGGTCTGAGGTTTCTGTAGGCGTGAACATAGCCGGATAG
- a CDS encoding flagellar biosynthesis protein FlgN, protein MKQALSRQEIDQRVAVLKRFKALLQEQRKKFSDYLVVLETQERSIHEDNIDALVHHTELEQSIIGDIFTIQKVIDPIEEMYRFGMPDKGDTEVVRLKSDLDRLQSQVIDQNKKNRELLQSRMADLRQEMISIKPDYRYASQILTKKDPSSSLVDISI, encoded by the coding sequence ATGAAACAAGCATTAAGCCGTCAAGAAATCGATCAGAGGGTGGCTGTTCTCAAGAGGTTTAAGGCCCTTTTACAAGAACAAAGGAAAAAATTCAGCGACTATCTTGTTGTACTTGAAACACAGGAGCGAAGCATCCATGAAGATAATATAGATGCCCTTGTACATCACACAGAGTTGGAGCAGTCAATAATCGGAGATATTTTTACAATTCAAAAAGTAATAGATCCGATAGAAGAAATGTACCGCTTCGGTATGCCCGATAAGGGTGATACCGAAGTTGTAAGGCTTAAGTCGGATCTCGATAGGCTGCAATCCCAAGTTATCGATCAAAACAAAAAAAACAGAGAGCTTTTGCAGTCAAGAATGGCAGATTTACGCCAAGAGATGATATCGATAAAACCGGACTACCGATATGCTTCACAGATTCTTACAAAGAAAGATCCTTCTTCAAGTTTGGTAGATATAAGTATTTAA
- a CDS encoding nickel/cobalt transporter translates to MRKSLIFIVFFTLNISLLFANPFTGKKNSPVPVYQGQPSENILHGQRILNQKLGDYISSWKENKNFDILVSILAISFLYGLVHAAGPGHRKTIIFSFYLTKESNGLEPLFTGLALAGMHGGAAIILMMIFKGLSGAILSRSNNAMIYMEGISFLILIVLSLYGIIDAVKDINTKKDSNHKKLKLGAILISGIYPCPAAMLVLVLAVSLDILALGIFAAIAMSLGMSIPIIASGYLAWAGRTSLFYRLKNKERLVAITGSILQIGAYGFLLYISLKTALPFILSLFRMLK, encoded by the coding sequence ATGAGAAAAAGCTTAATTTTTATCGTATTTTTTACTCTTAACATAAGCCTCTTATTTGCAAATCCCTTTACAGGAAAAAAGAATTCTCCCGTGCCCGTATATCAAGGGCAGCCTTCAGAAAACATATTGCATGGACAGCGTATATTGAACCAAAAGCTGGGAGATTATATAAGCTCTTGGAAAGAAAATAAAAATTTTGATATTTTAGTATCCATTCTGGCTATTTCATTCTTATACGGCTTGGTACATGCTGCAGGCCCGGGACACCGTAAAACGATCATCTTCTCTTTTTACCTTACAAAAGAATCGAATGGTTTGGAGCCTCTTTTTACCGGACTTGCTCTGGCAGGAATGCATGGAGGAGCGGCCATCATCCTCATGATGATTTTTAAGGGGCTTTCGGGAGCCATACTCTCACGCTCAAATAATGCAATGATATACATGGAAGGAATTTCCTTTTTAATCTTAATAGTTTTATCCCTTTACGGAATAATAGATGCTGTAAAGGATATAAATACAAAAAAAGATTCAAACCATAAAAAGCTTAAACTCGGAGCTATTTTAATAAGCGGCATTTATCCCTGCCCGGCTGCCATGCTTGTCTTGGTGCTAGCCGTAAGCCTTGATATCTTGGCCTTGGGCATCTTTGCAGCGATAGCCATGTCTCTAGGTATGAGTATTCCGATAATAGCATCGGGATATTTAGCATGGGCCGGCAGAACAAGTCTTTTTTACAGACTGAAAAATAAAGAAAGACTAGTAGCCATAACCGGTTCAATTCTTCAAATCGGAGCATACGGCTTTTTACTCTACATTTCGTTAAAAACGGCCTTGCCTTTTATTCTAAGTTTGTTTAGAATGTTAAAATAA
- a CDS encoding DUF1007 family protein: MIKSKKNILLFIFLIFINFNTFTHPHMWFTSSLEVVFAGKNLKGAYVTWTFDRFFSADVISGYDINRDGVFSAAETADVYENAFSYSENFYYFTFIRHGERRTTPEHIEKASFSVWQKNGIVTYRFFIDLSEFKSREIFLACYDYTFYCDITYPKNAAVKFIYDESLVQPSYTIIENKNYPVYYNPLGAMDDNRIYYKWAPGLNTYYPKEVRIRF; the protein is encoded by the coding sequence ATGATAAAATCAAAAAAAAATATACTGTTATTTATATTTTTAATTTTTATAAATTTTAACACATTTACTCATCCTCATATGTGGTTTACAAGCTCCCTTGAAGTTGTTTTCGCAGGAAAAAACTTAAAAGGAGCCTATGTTACATGGACCTTTGACAGATTTTTTAGTGCAGATGTAATCAGCGGTTATGATATAAACAGAGATGGTGTATTCAGTGCTGCAGAAACAGCCGATGTTTATGAAAACGCCTTTAGTTATTCGGAAAATTTTTATTATTTTACATTTATAAGGCATGGAGAAAGGCGTACAACCCCTGAGCATATCGAAAAGGCATCTTTTTCCGTTTGGCAAAAAAACGGTATTGTTACTTATAGGTTTTTTATCGATTTAAGTGAATTTAAAAGCCGAGAGATATTTTTAGCATGCTACGATTATACTTTTTATTGCGATATAACTTATCCTAAAAATGCGGCCGTAAAATTCATATATGATGAAAGCCTGGTGCAGCCCTCATACACTATTATCGAAAATAAAAACTATCCTGTATACTATAACCCTTTGGGAGCAATGGATGACAATAGAATATATTATAAATGGGCTCCCGGCCTTAATACCTATTATCCCAAAGAAGTAAGAATCAGGTTCTAA
- a CDS encoding metal-dependent transcriptional regulator, translating to MNKRTHVAGTITSSKEDYLERIYDLSLLDEQVRSIDVARALNVSRASVNKSLGGLKDDGYIEQEPYGTITLTKKGRAIAKEVRTRHNALRTFLTEVLNVDYEIADIDACEMEHAISKHTADKLYAYLKKLGITEKETDK from the coding sequence ATGAATAAACGAACACATGTAGCAGGAACTATTACTTCCTCAAAAGAAGATTATCTTGAACGGATTTATGATCTATCTTTACTTGATGAACAAGTAAGGTCTATTGATGTTGCCCGTGCATTAAATGTTTCACGAGCGAGTGTTAATAAATCTCTTGGCGGTCTAAAAGATGACGGATATATAGAGCAAGAGCCTTATGGAACAATTACTTTAACAAAAAAAGGCAGAGCAATCGCAAAAGAAGTTCGTACAAGGCATAATGCTCTTCGAACATTTTTAACTGAAGTTCTTAATGTAGATTATGAAATTGCAGATATCGATGCATGCGAAATGGAACACGCAATCAGCAAGCATACTGCAGATAAGCTTTATGCTTATTTAAAAAAATTGGGTATAACCGAAAAAGAAACCGATAAATAA
- a CDS encoding regulatory iron-sulfur-containing complex subunit RicT has product MDYDINENIEDIESLEDNDQRPVKTSSNPNDFPQPLYELNLDYSKESFYATASESQEFNTGDFVLVPTRYGNDVARFGGPVKTPINANPDEVVKIIRKINAEEEIILEENHKKEKEAAKIFKEKVALNNLEMKFIGCHFLFDEPKVLFFFSADTRIDFRKLVKDLVAVFKVRVELRQIGVRDESRIIGGLGCCGRPYCCHSVTDKLKPVSIKMAKEQNLSLNSSKISGQCGRLLCCLSYEYDWYAEARKAMPPEGARFPYDGTVFKITEVNLLTQMVSLLGEDGRILSLPSKRIVNIGGKWQVR; this is encoded by the coding sequence ATGGATTATGATATTAATGAAAATATAGAAGATATTGAATCTCTTGAAGATAATGACCAACGGCCTGTAAAGACAAGCTCGAATCCTAACGATTTTCCTCAGCCCCTATATGAGCTTAATTTGGATTATTCGAAGGAAAGCTTCTATGCAACAGCTTCCGAGAGTCAGGAATTTAATACGGGAGACTTTGTTCTTGTACCTACACGATACGGTAATGATGTTGCTCGTTTCGGAGGCCCGGTCAAAACTCCAATCAATGCCAATCCTGATGAGGTTGTAAAAATTATCCGAAAAATCAACGCTGAAGAAGAGATTATTTTGGAAGAAAATCATAAAAAAGAAAAAGAAGCTGCCAAAATTTTTAAAGAAAAAGTTGCATTAAATAATTTGGAAATGAAATTTATCGGTTGTCATTTTTTATTTGATGAACCAAAGGTTTTATTCTTTTTTAGTGCAGACACCCGTATAGATTTTAGAAAATTGGTTAAAGATCTTGTTGCAGTTTTTAAGGTGCGAGTTGAGCTAAGACAGATAGGTGTCCGAGATGAATCCAGAATTATAGGAGGCCTGGGCTGCTGCGGACGGCCCTATTGCTGTCATAGCGTAACCGATAAACTAAAACCTGTTTCAATTAAGATGGCAAAGGAGCAAAACCTCTCGCTCAATTCATCAAAAATATCGGGACAGTGCGGAAGGCTCTTATGCTGTCTTTCTTACGAATATGATTGGTATGCAGAAGCCCGAAAGGCAATGCCGCCTGAGGGAGCTAGATTCCCCTATGACGGCACCGTCTTTAAAATTACCGAGGTAAACCTTCTTACCCAAATGGTCTCCTTATTGGGAGAAGACGGCCGTATACTTTCACTACCTTCAAAACGGATAGTCAATATCGGCGGAAAGTGGCAAGTAAGATAA
- a CDS encoding YaaR family protein yields MGNSVDTRNYVSALNTAAPLIAKDSYIQKNQARKTEEAKLKKPKTFLEAILDNNVQETEESDYEKKLEGLTPEERKKAVDDILAVLQDDVYSSGSNLAENVNAETINKYKKAVKSFVNFALQHSLNVKAVTSGGLNPLKQKSYVIVKVIDEKINKLTQELLFNQLEKLQILDRLDEIKGLLVNLTT; encoded by the coding sequence ATGGGAAACTCTGTGGATACAAGAAACTATGTTTCCGCTCTTAATACTGCCGCACCTCTAATCGCCAAAGATTCGTACATTCAAAAAAATCAAGCACGCAAAACTGAAGAGGCTAAGCTAAAAAAGCCTAAAACTTTTTTGGAAGCAATTTTAGACAATAATGTTCAGGAGACGGAAGAATCCGATTATGAAAAAAAACTGGAAGGTCTTACGCCTGAAGAGAGAAAAAAAGCGGTAGACGATATTTTGGCCGTTTTACAGGACGATGTTTATTCCAGCGGCTCAAATTTGGCCGAAAATGTAAATGCGGAAACAATAAACAAATATAAAAAAGCCGTTAAAAGCTTTGTAAACTTTGCACTTCAACATTCGCTCAATGTTAAAGCGGTAACTTCAGGCGGATTAAATCCGTTAAAACAGAAGAGTTATGTAATTGTAAAGGTTATTGATGAAAAAATAAATAAACTAACACAAGAGCTTTTATTTAATCAACTTGAAAAGCTGCAAATTTTAGACAGACTCGATGAAATAAAAGGTCTTTTGGTCAACTTGACTACATAG
- a CDS encoding polymer-forming cytoskeletal protein, translated as MADFIDDISINTIIGPGTFVNGSLSVPGFLRIDGDINGDIKTPGRVIIAENARVRGNIHAKSITIGGMVQGDVIAPESVVVLSTGLILGSVLTKKIRLDDDVFLHGYCFAVDNQAEFEKAEKEYKNRQGLAASALVHSR; from the coding sequence ATGGCCGATTTTATTGACGATATTTCCATAAACACAATCATAGGCCCGGGAACATTTGTAAACGGAAGTTTAAGTGTACCTGGATTTTTGCGTATAGACGGAGATATAAACGGGGATATAAAAACTCCCGGAAGGGTTATAATTGCAGAGAATGCAAGAGTCCGCGGAAACATACATGCAAAATCTATAACTATAGGCGGAATGGTTCAAGGTGATGTGATAGCTCCGGAAAGCGTTGTTGTCTTGTCAACAGGCCTTATTTTAGGCTCGGTTTTGACAAAAAAAATACGATTGGATGATGATGTATTTTTACATGGCTACTGCTTTGCCGTAGATAATCAAGCCGAATTTGAAAAGGCAGAAAAAGAATATAAAAACAGGCAGGGGCTTGCAGCCTCGGCCCTTGTTCATTCCAGGTGA